A region of Armatimonadota bacterium DNA encodes the following proteins:
- a CDS encoding FliA/WhiG family RNA polymerase sigma factor: MAILQLQDTWNRLKSNMDASARDELIVRYAHLVSITVGRVVANFPAYLDREDLVSAGSMGLIKAVDQFDLDRGVKFETYAIALIRGAILEMMRDQDWVPRSIRDHIKSVERALAACELDLGRPPVDSEIAEKMGVTLDHYHHILSETGRTTVISLDDILVGAEDGDGVHLGDALADASSSTISCVERSERRRRLAAAIRKLPPREKTVICLYYKDGLTFREIGQVLVISESRAFQLHSQAVTRMRKDLTEHATLF; encoded by the coding sequence ATGGCCATTCTGCAATTACAGGATACCTGGAATCGCCTCAAGTCCAACATGGACGCATCGGCGCGCGATGAACTCATCGTGCGGTACGCCCATCTGGTGAGCATCACCGTCGGGCGGGTGGTCGCGAATTTTCCGGCATACCTGGACCGTGAAGACCTCGTCAGCGCCGGCAGCATGGGGCTCATCAAGGCCGTCGATCAATTCGACCTGGACCGCGGCGTCAAATTCGAGACCTACGCCATCGCGCTTATTCGAGGCGCCATCCTGGAAATGATGCGCGACCAGGACTGGGTCCCCCGCAGTATCCGCGACCATATCAAGTCCGTCGAACGCGCCCTGGCGGCGTGCGAACTGGACCTCGGCCGGCCGCCGGTGGACTCGGAGATAGCGGAAAAGATGGGCGTGACGCTCGACCACTATCACCATATCCTGAGCGAAACAGGCCGGACCACCGTTATCTCCCTGGATGACATCCTGGTGGGCGCCGAGGATGGAGACGGCGTTCACTTGGGCGACGCCCTCGCCGACGCTTCATCGAGCACGATCTCCTGTGTCGAGCGCTCGGAGCGTCGCCGCCGTCTGGCCGCTGCCATTCGCAAACTCCCGCCCAGGGAGAAGACGGTCATCTGCCTGTACTACAAGGACGGGCTCACATTCCGCGAAATCGGGCAGGTGTTGGTGATTTCGGAGTCGCGCGCCTTCCAGTTGCACAGCCAGGCCGTCACCCGGATGCGCAAAGACCTTACGGAACACGCAACGCTCTTTTGA
- a CDS encoding peptidyl-prolyl cis-trans isomerase: MKPTFGAALFATVILTAGCSPSKKDLATVNGQKITEEQVSAYMMQGPEAKNALKSLIQEAVLVDQAKKDNVKVTDEEVNQYLQAQRDQYPPSILDELYAKAGATPARVQREAKKDLLRIGLEMQGAKVSDESIKKIYDADQNGMFTKPEWVQIGVMVAKDRGDADKAISSIKEGVDFQIVHGKFTAPEAKGQPFNYIWLGIHKGEIVNDQRKPLTGLSPAIKSAILKTKAGSAAPPIGTPGRPGMSVIYVKTRVPGGKLPLEEVKPQIAYGIAVQNNQTKQDAYPELIRNAKIEIAADQFKDLSKPESLLPNPGGVPMQ; this comes from the coding sequence ATGAAACCTACCTTCGGCGCCGCGCTGTTTGCCACCGTTATACTCACAGCCGGCTGTTCCCCGTCCAAGAAAGACCTGGCAACCGTCAACGGCCAGAAGATCACAGAAGAACAGGTCTCGGCCTATATGATGCAGGGGCCGGAAGCCAAGAATGCCCTGAAGAGCCTGATCCAGGAAGCCGTCCTGGTGGACCAGGCGAAAAAAGACAACGTCAAGGTTACGGACGAAGAGGTCAACCAGTACCTTCAGGCGCAGAGGGACCAGTATCCGCCGAGCATCCTCGATGAGCTCTACGCCAAAGCCGGGGCCACTCCGGCCCGAGTCCAGCGGGAAGCCAAGAAAGACCTGTTGCGAATCGGCCTGGAAATGCAGGGCGCCAAGGTTTCGGACGAATCCATCAAGAAGATTTACGACGCGGACCAGAACGGCATGTTCACGAAGCCGGAGTGGGTTCAAATTGGCGTCATGGTGGCCAAAGACCGCGGTGATGCGGACAAAGCCATCAGTTCCATCAAAGAAGGCGTTGACTTCCAGATCGTGCACGGTAAATTCACCGCCCCCGAAGCCAAAGGGCAGCCCTTCAACTATATTTGGCTGGGCATCCATAAGGGCGAGATTGTCAACGACCAGCGAAAGCCCCTCACAGGCTTGTCGCCGGCCATCAAGTCTGCGATTCTCAAAACGAAGGCAGGCTCGGCAGCCCCTCCCATCGGCACTCCTGGCCGTCCGGGCATGAGCGTTATATACGTGAAGACCCGCGTTCCAGGTGGGAAATTACCGCTTGAAGAGGTAAAGCCGCAGATCGCCTACGGCATCGCGGTCCAGAACAATCAGACCAAACAGGACGCCTATCCGGAACTGATCAGGAATGCCAAGATCGAGATCGCGGCCGATCAGTTCAAAGATCTCTCGAAGCCTGAATCGTTGCTGCCAAATCCCGGGGGCGTCCCGATGCAGTAG
- a CDS encoding KGG domain-containing protein, translating into MATDKQTPGPRPGSDGARRISEAHTGSKTHDQRGGFAANPELAREAGRKGGETVRTRYGADFYQEIGKKGGDTVRRERGSAFFAEIGRKGGQNKGAARRAALAEAKIASEAGTKPKA; encoded by the coding sequence ATGGCCACCGACAAGCAGACTCCGGGACCTAGACCCGGCTCAGACGGTGCTCGTCGTATAAGCGAAGCGCACACAGGGTCCAAAACTCACGACCAGCGAGGTGGCTTCGCAGCCAACCCCGAACTGGCGCGGGAAGCCGGCCGAAAGGGCGGAGAAACCGTACGCACACGGTATGGCGCCGATTTTTACCAGGAGATCGGTAAGAAGGGCGGCGATACCGTTCGGCGCGAACGCGGCTCCGCGTTCTTCGCGGAAATCGGGCGGAAGGGCGGACAGAACAAGGGCGCCGCGAGGCGAGCCGCCTTGGCTGAGGCTAAGATTGCTTCGGAAGCTGGCACCAAGCCAAAAGCCTGA
- a CDS encoding DUF433 domain-containing protein, whose protein sequence is MTNDRIEMTPHVRGGKPVVKGTAITATSILADWEKGLSMNEILTAHPEITEEDVRAAIDFALHFLAQKRAADHYVGDS, encoded by the coding sequence ATGACAAACGACCGAATCGAAATGACACCTCACGTGCGCGGCGGCAAGCCGGTGGTGAAGGGGACCGCGATCACGGCGACCAGTATTCTGGCCGACTGGGAGAAGGGCCTCAGCATGAACGAGATTCTGACCGCGCACCCGGAGATCACCGAGGAAGACGTACGCGCCGCCATAGACTTCGCATTGCACTTCCTCGCCCAGAAACGCGCCGCGGATCATTACGTGGGCGACTCCTAG
- a CDS encoding M50 family metallopeptidase yields MIHLVDILGNALAFLFAVGVLIVAHEWGHYVMAKRGGVPVEEFSVGFGPVVRCLGHSRETTFNLRALPVGGFVRMAGMEPGDDAPDGYNTKPMWTRSKIIVAGVVVNLILGFLIFVVLGVTVGLPSENRATVSVGPVGRGSAAERAGLREGDRFTAVNGAPVTDRPMLTDVIRSSAGKTVTLTLLRQGQTLTLSAVPTAVDEGGTKIGRLGFEVLSDPLWEPQTLVSSVTGGATRTWTMATGIIRMVFSKAMFTRGQVGGPIAIAQAAGQTARHGARDFAFFIAILSINLGVLNVLPIPALDGGHLLLLGVEAVRRRKLQANTAMWIQGIGFALLLLFIFFATGGDLLRILHKG; encoded by the coding sequence ATGATTCACTTAGTGGATATTCTGGGGAATGCGCTGGCGTTCCTGTTCGCGGTTGGCGTGCTCATCGTGGCCCACGAATGGGGACACTACGTTATGGCGAAGCGCGGCGGAGTGCCCGTTGAGGAGTTTTCCGTGGGCTTCGGCCCCGTGGTCCGCTGCCTTGGCCACAGCCGTGAAACCACTTTCAACCTGAGAGCCCTGCCTGTGGGCGGCTTCGTGCGTATGGCAGGCATGGAGCCCGGCGACGATGCTCCCGACGGCTACAATACCAAACCGATGTGGACGCGCTCGAAGATCATCGTCGCGGGCGTGGTTGTCAACCTTATCCTGGGATTCCTGATCTTCGTTGTGCTGGGTGTGACGGTGGGGCTTCCCAGCGAAAACCGGGCGACGGTCAGCGTTGGACCGGTGGGACGGGGAAGCGCGGCCGAGCGCGCCGGCCTTCGTGAAGGCGACCGGTTCACCGCAGTCAACGGAGCGCCGGTAACCGATCGCCCGATGCTTACGGACGTGATCCGCAGCAGCGCCGGAAAGACCGTCACGCTGACGCTGCTCCGCCAGGGGCAGACGCTCACGCTTTCGGCGGTTCCCACCGCGGTGGACGAAGGCGGGACGAAGATCGGTCGGCTTGGGTTCGAAGTGCTTTCGGACCCGCTCTGGGAACCCCAGACGCTGGTGAGCAGCGTAACCGGCGGCGCCACCCGGACATGGACAATGGCAACCGGCATCATTAGGATGGTGTTCAGCAAAGCGATGTTCACGAGGGGCCAAGTCGGCGGCCCCATCGCGATCGCCCAGGCTGCCGGACAGACAGCAAGGCATGGCGCGCGGGACTTCGCGTTCTTCATCGCCATTCTCAGCATCAATCTTGGCGTGCTGAATGTCCTTCCGATACCCGCTCTCGACGGCGGCCACCTGCTGCTGCTGGGAGTTGAGGCTGTGCGCCGCCGCAAACTGCAGGCCAATACCGCGATGTGGATTCAGGGCATCGGGTTTGCCCTGCTCCTGTTGTTCATCTTTTTCGCAACCGGTGGAGACCTCTTGCGCATCCTGCACAAAGGGTAA
- a CDS encoding 1-deoxy-D-xylulose-5-phosphate reductoisomerase, with protein MNREPLGIAVLGCTGSIGTQTLDVALQFPDRLRVVALAADSSGAMVAEQAARHQPCLLSMMQPEAAASLRGLCPRATVLEGMDGLIAAATHPDVHTVVVSVKGSIGLLPTLAALKAGKNVALASKEVLVAAGELVMRTARENGAAVLPIDSEHSALFQCLNGEAPDTVEKLILTASGGPFRTWPVEDIASVTPEQALAHPTWNMGPKITVDCATLMNKGLEVIEAHWLFDVPAERISVVIHPQSVIHSMVQFVDGSVIAQLGVPDMRLPIQYALFYPERAANDLPRLDLAAIGRLAFESPDTDRFPGLGLAFEAARIGQSLPAVFSAANEEAVALFLSGHMAFTGIVDVVRKTMRSHTAVPLDTVESVLAVDAWARQYARSAGEGLNVAPANG; from the coding sequence ATGAATCGTGAACCACTTGGGATAGCGGTGCTTGGGTGCACCGGCTCGATCGGCACACAGACGCTGGATGTAGCGCTGCAATTCCCCGACAGGCTGCGCGTGGTCGCGCTGGCCGCGGACAGCAGCGGGGCGATGGTGGCCGAACAGGCGGCCCGGCACCAACCGTGCCTGCTGAGCATGATGCAGCCCGAGGCGGCGGCATCGTTGCGCGGCTTGTGCCCGCGCGCCACCGTTCTGGAGGGGATGGACGGCCTCATCGCGGCGGCCACACACCCGGATGTCCACACGGTGGTCGTGAGCGTAAAGGGCTCGATCGGACTGCTGCCGACCCTCGCCGCGCTGAAGGCGGGCAAGAACGTTGCGCTGGCGTCCAAGGAAGTTCTCGTGGCCGCCGGCGAACTGGTGATGCGGACGGCCCGCGAGAACGGCGCCGCCGTGCTGCCCATCGATTCGGAACATAGCGCGCTTTTTCAATGTTTGAATGGTGAGGCGCCGGATACGGTTGAGAAACTCATTCTGACGGCGAGTGGGGGGCCGTTCAGGACGTGGCCGGTCGAGGACATCGCAAGTGTGACGCCCGAACAGGCGCTGGCGCACCCGACGTGGAATATGGGCCCGAAGATAACGGTGGATTGCGCCACGCTGATGAACAAAGGCCTCGAAGTTATCGAGGCGCACTGGTTGTTTGACGTACCCGCCGAACGGATCTCGGTTGTCATCCATCCGCAGAGCGTGATCCATAGCATGGTGCAGTTTGTAGACGGTTCCGTGATAGCCCAATTGGGCGTACCGGATATGCGGTTGCCGATCCAGTATGCGCTGTTCTACCCGGAACGGGCGGCTAATGACCTCCCCCGTTTAGACTTGGCGGCAATCGGCCGATTGGCATTTGAATCGCCGGATACGGACCGGTTTCCCGGGCTTGGCCTTGCGTTTGAAGCGGCGCGCATCGGTCAGAGCCTCCCGGCTGTGTTTTCCGCCGCTAACGAGGAAGCGGTGGCCTTGTTTTTGAGCGGCCATATGGCCTTTACGGGTATAGTGGATGTGGTCCGGAAGACCATGCGGTCGCACACGGCTGTGCCGCTCGACACGGTGGAATCCGTGCTGGCAGTGGACGCCTGGGCGCGGCAGTATGCCAGAAGCGCGGGCGAAGGTCTGAACGTGGCGCCTGCCAATGGCTGA
- a CDS encoding sodium:calcium antiporter: MSPKKSIALLSMAALLALPALIARFTHLSLSAPETALVSGLAILGASFLLLWACDAAQADISQAMALAVVALIAVLPEYAVDMYFTWMAGKHPESHYAQYAVANMTGANRLLIGVAWSLIVFIFYIKTKRPVRIGEDRRLELLFLAMATVYAFCIPLKGSLNWFDGIVFLGLYSWYIVLAARRPCEDSEAQGVAEVLLRLPQAKRRIATAALFTFSAVVIGLNAGPFSEGLVGAGKVFHMNEFLLVQWLAPIASEAPEFIVAITFAIRGQAGLALGSLLSAKLNQWTLLIGMIPGAYAISHGSLQHPIPMNSFQMHEILLTAAQSFLGIVLLATLRLSVWQAMLLLGLFLGQFAAPGVASWFPRLLPDGLTGDRIHQVFSLLYITSGITVLANSPHRIRMLWRGLRPALPLFRPISKDLRTAHCLDCPYRQAAIASRHRGPGAQSAVSGAAQCTCQTTLPPALPGAAHPRD, encoded by the coding sequence ATGTCCCCGAAGAAGTCAATCGCGCTACTGTCGATGGCGGCCTTGCTGGCCTTGCCCGCGCTCATTGCCCGATTCACCCATCTGTCCCTGTCCGCCCCCGAAACCGCTCTCGTCTCGGGCCTCGCCATTCTCGGCGCCTCCTTTCTCCTTTTGTGGGCGTGTGACGCGGCCCAGGCCGACATCTCCCAGGCGATGGCGCTTGCGGTCGTTGCGCTGATCGCAGTGCTTCCGGAATACGCCGTGGACATGTACTTCACCTGGATGGCAGGAAAACACCCCGAGAGCCATTACGCCCAATACGCCGTTGCGAACATGACCGGCGCCAACCGCCTGCTCATCGGCGTGGCCTGGTCACTGATCGTGTTCATCTTCTACATCAAGACGAAGCGTCCCGTTCGCATCGGCGAGGACCGAAGGCTGGAACTGCTCTTCCTCGCGATGGCAACGGTGTATGCGTTCTGTATTCCGCTCAAGGGCAGTCTCAACTGGTTCGACGGCATCGTCTTCCTCGGACTGTACAGCTGGTACATCGTCCTCGCTGCGCGCCGCCCGTGTGAAGATTCCGAAGCCCAGGGCGTCGCCGAAGTGCTTCTGCGGCTCCCACAGGCGAAGAGACGCATTGCGACCGCGGCGCTGTTCACGTTTTCCGCCGTCGTCATCGGCTTGAACGCCGGCCCGTTCAGCGAGGGGCTTGTCGGCGCCGGCAAAGTGTTCCACATGAACGAATTCCTGCTGGTTCAGTGGTTGGCTCCCATCGCGTCCGAAGCGCCCGAGTTCATCGTGGCCATCACGTTTGCGATCCGCGGCCAGGCCGGCCTTGCGCTCGGCAGCCTTCTGTCGGCGAAACTCAATCAGTGGACCCTGCTCATCGGGATGATCCCTGGCGCTTATGCGATCTCGCACGGCAGCCTTCAGCACCCGATTCCGATGAACTCATTCCAGATGCACGAGATACTGCTGACCGCTGCGCAGTCTTTCCTCGGCATTGTGCTTCTCGCAACCCTTCGGCTGTCGGTATGGCAGGCGATGCTGCTCCTTGGGTTGTTTCTCGGCCAATTCGCGGCGCCGGGTGTGGCGTCATGGTTCCCCCGCCTGTTGCCGGACGGGCTAACCGGAGACCGCATCCACCAGGTGTTCTCCCTGCTCTATATCACGTCGGGCATCACGGTCCTCGCAAACAGCCCCCACCGGATCAGGATGCTGTGGCGCGGTTTGCGGCCCGCGTTGCCGCTGTTCCGCCCTATCAGCAAGGATCTCCGCACCGCCCATTGCCTGGACTGCCCGTATCGTCAGGCCGCCATCGCATCCCGCCACCGCGGTCCGGGGGCGCAATCCGCGGTCTCAGGGGCGGCGCAATGTACTTGTCAAACGACCTTGCCGCCTGCACTGCCGGGCGCAGCGCACCCGAGAGATTGA
- the tdh gene encoding L-threonine 3-dehydrogenase codes for MSDLPTTMMAVTKPTPAPGVVIKEVPVPKCGPDDVLVKIQAASICGTDVHIYNWDAWASGRMHPPLTIGHELAGVIVKVGSNVSRVKPGDFVSAESHVICGKCLQCRLGQYHTCQNVKILGVDTDGCFAEYAVVPENNVWVNDVGLPAHLASAQEPLGNAVYATLIEPVTAASVAIFGCGPVGLCAAAVAKAAGASLVVAVDINPYRLDLAARMGAYATLNPNEIDVVAELKRRTNGNGVDVVLEMSGHPTCVQQGLDSLRLGGRFTAFGIPAKPVTVDFNEIIFKGIRLLGVSGRRMFETWYQTAALLKTERLNLSPLVTHRLPMSDFDKAMDIMKSGLSGKIVVSP; via the coding sequence TTGAGTGATTTGCCGACGACCATGATGGCCGTCACCAAACCGACGCCCGCGCCGGGCGTGGTAATCAAGGAAGTCCCTGTGCCGAAATGCGGCCCTGACGACGTGCTCGTCAAGATCCAGGCCGCCAGCATCTGCGGGACGGATGTCCATATTTACAACTGGGATGCCTGGGCCTCCGGGCGGATGCACCCCCCGCTCACGATCGGCCACGAGCTGGCGGGCGTCATCGTCAAGGTCGGTTCAAACGTTTCCCGCGTTAAGCCCGGAGATTTCGTCAGCGCGGAATCGCATGTTATCTGCGGAAAGTGCCTCCAGTGCCGCCTCGGGCAGTACCATACGTGCCAGAACGTCAAGATCCTGGGCGTTGACACGGACGGGTGCTTCGCGGAGTATGCCGTTGTCCCCGAAAACAACGTGTGGGTGAATGACGTCGGCCTGCCGGCGCACTTGGCCTCCGCGCAGGAGCCACTGGGAAATGCCGTCTACGCCACGCTGATTGAGCCCGTCACCGCCGCAAGCGTAGCGATCTTCGGCTGCGGCCCGGTGGGACTGTGCGCCGCTGCCGTTGCGAAAGCCGCCGGCGCAAGCCTCGTCGTCGCGGTGGACATAAACCCCTACCGTTTGGACCTTGCGGCGCGCATGGGCGCCTACGCCACCCTCAACCCTAACGAAATCGATGTAGTCGCCGAGTTGAAGCGACGAACGAATGGTAACGGCGTTGACGTTGTCCTGGAGATGAGCGGGCACCCGACATGCGTCCAGCAGGGTCTCGATTCTCTGCGTCTCGGTGGCAGGTTCACTGCGTTCGGCATCCCCGCGAAGCCGGTTACGGTTGATTTCAATGAGATCATTTTCAAGGGAATCCGTCTGTTGGGCGTGTCTGGCCGGCGCATGTTCGAAACGTGGTACCAGACCGCCGCTCTCCTGAAGACGGAACGCCTGAACCTGTCCCCTCTCGTTACCCACCGCCTTCCGATGTCGGATTTCGACAAGGCGATGGACATCATGAAATCCGGCCTGTCCGGCAAGATAGTGGTCTCGCCGTAG